In Streptococcus porcinus, the genomic window AGATATGGTAGAACAAATCATTCAAAGTCTTTTGATTATCGCAGCAATTGGACTGATTTTACTTGTCCTTTATCGGATTGCGAAGATGCTTGGAAGCTTATTTATCATTGGATTAATCGGATTTTTAGCCTTTACAGAAGTCTATGGGATTTACCTCTTTTTTACAGAAAGATACCTCTATGTCGAAGATTTAGCAACCAATGGTATGTTGAGTTTTACGACTTTCTATATTGCTTTCAATATCTTACTTGTTTTAGGACTTGTGATC contains:
- a CDS encoding DUF5966 family protein; translation: MVEQIIQSLLIIAAIGLILLVLYRIAKMLGSLFIIGLIGFLAFTEVYGIYLFFTERYLYVEDLATNGMLSFTTFYIAFNILLVLGLVIKVIRSRMA